Proteins encoded together in one Electrophorus electricus isolate fEleEle1 chromosome 9, fEleEle1.pri, whole genome shotgun sequence window:
- the gria2a gene encoding glutamate receptor 2a isoform X1, with amino-acid sequence MSSRREIEKTMNLSGLLLPALWGLALSGSPSVQIGGLFPRGADQEYSAFRIGMVQFGTTEFRLTPHIDNLEVANSFAITNCFCSQFSRGVYAIFGFYDKKSVHTITSFCETLHVSFITPSFPAEGLNQFVLQMRPDIKGPLISLVEYYKWEKFAYLYDSDRGLSTLQAVLDTAAERKWQVTAINVGNLKDERKDEAYRSLFLDLENKKERRVILDCEQDKVRDIMEQVITIGRHVKGYHYIIANFGFLDGDLSKIQYGGANVSGFQIVDFDDPLVSKFDQRWEALEEKEYPGADSKIRYTSALTYDAVRVMTEAFRTLHKQRIDISRRGNNGDCLANPAVPWAQGVEIERALKEVHVDGLTGNIQFDQYGKRVNYSVNLMELKNSGPVKIGYWNEVDKMVVTKSDLFSNETTGLENKTVIVTTILEAPYVMLKKNAELFTDNDRYEGYCVDLAAEIAKHCGIKYQLKIVGDGKYGARDSVSKIWNGMVGELVYGKADIAIAPLTITLVREEVIDFSKPFMSLGISIMIKKPQKSKPGVFSFLDPLAYEIWMCIVFAYIGVSVVLFLVSRFSPYEWHTEEFEDGQLGPSESTNEFGIFNSLWFSLGAFMRQGCDISPRSLSGRIVGGVWWFFTLIIISSYTANLAAFLTVERMVSPIESAEDLAKQTEIAYGTLDAGSTKEFFRRSKIALFDKMWQYMNNAEPSVFVKNTVEGVLRVRKSKGKYAYLLESTMNEYIEQRKPCDTMKVGGNLDSKGYGIATPKGSALRNAVNLAVLKLNEQGLLDKLKNKWWYDKGECGSGGGESKEKTSALSLSNVAGVFYILVGGLGLAMLVALVEFCYKSRAEAKRMKMTFTDAMRNKARLSITGSTGENGSVLTPDFSKAVHAVPYMRPGRARSPK; translated from the exons ATGTCGTCGCGACGGGAAATAGAAAAGACGATGAATTTATCGGGTTTGCTCTTACCCGCTTTATGGGGACTTGCGCTCAGCGGATCACCTAGCGTCCAAATCG GCGGCCTTTTCCCGCGAGGAGCAGACCAGGAATACAGCGCGTTTCGGATCGGAATGGTGCAGTTCGGCACCACCGAATTCCGTCTTACTCCTCACATCGACAACCTGGAGGTGGCCAACAGCTTCGCCATCACCAACTGCT TCTGTTCACAGTTCTCGCGGGGTGTCTATGCCATCTTCGGCTTCTATGACAAGAAGTCGGTGCACACGATCACATCATTCTGTGAGACGCTGCACGTGTCCTTCATCACACCCAGCTTCCCGGCGGAAGGGCTCAACCAGTTCGTGCTGCAGATGCGGCCCGACATCAAAGGTCCCCTTATCAGCCTGGTAGAGTACTACAAGTGGGAGAAGTTTGCCTATCTATACGACAGCGACAGAG GTTTGTCCACTCTGCAGGCCGTCTTAGACACGGCGGCGGAGAGGAAGTGGCAGGTGACCGCCATTAACGTGGGCAACCTGAAGGATGAGCGGAAGGATGAGGCATACCGCTCACTCTTCCTGGACCTGGAGAAcaagaaggagaggagagtcaTCCTGGACTGTGAACAGGACAAGGTCAGAGACATCATGGAGCAG GTCATCACTATTGGCCGGCATGTGAAAGGCTACCATTACATCATCGCTAATTTT GGCTTTTTGGACGGAGACCTGTCGAAGATACAGTACGGTGGAGCAAACGTGTCTGGCTTTCAGATCGTGGATTTCGACGACCCTCTTGTCTCTAAGTTTGACCAGCGTTGGGAGGCTCTGGAGGAGAAGGAGTACCCTGGGGCTGACAGCAAGatcaga TACACATCTGCTCTGACGTATGATGCTGTTCGGGTGATGACAGAAGCATTCCGCACCCTTCATAAGCAAAGGATCGACATCAGTCGCCGTGGCAACAATGGGGACTGCTTGGCCAATCCAGCAGTGCCTTGGGCTCAGGGAGTGGAGATAGAACGTGCCCTCAAAGAG GTGCATGTGGATGGACTTACAGGAAACATCCAGTTTGACCAGTATGGCAAGAGAGTGAATTACTCTGTCAACCTTATGGAGCTGAAAAACAGTGGCCCAGTAAAG ATTGGCTACTGGAATGAGGTTGACAAAATGGTGGTCACCAAGTCAGACCTTTTCTCCAATGAAACCACAGGTTTGGAGAACAAGACAGTTATTGTGACAACCATTCTG GAAGCGCCCTATGTGATGCTGAAGAAGAATGCGGAGTTGTTTACTGACAATGATCGCTACGAAGGATACTGTGTGGATCTGGCAGCCGAGATCGCAAAGCATTGTGGGATTAAGTACCAGCTAAAGATCGTGGGTGACGGGAAGTATGGTGCGAGAGACAGTGTCTCCAAAATCTGGAATGGCATGGTTGGCGAGTTGGTGTATGGG AAAGCGGACATAGCTATAGCCCCTCTGACCATCACACTGGTGCGTGAGGAGGTCATTGACTTCTCCAAGCCCTTCATGAGCCTGGGCATCTCCATCATGATCAAGAAGCCCCAAAAGTCCAAGCCAGGCGTGTTCTCCTTCCTGGACCCGCTGGCCTATGAGATCTGGATGTGCATCGTGTTCGCCTACATCGGCGTGAGCGTGGTGCTCTTCCTCGTTAGCCGCTTCAGTCCGTACGAGTGGCACACAGAGGAGTTCGAGGATGGCCAGCTGGGTCCCAGCGAGTCCACCAATGAGTTCGGCATTTTCAACAGTCTGTGGTTTTCCTTGGGTGCTTTCATGCGGCAGGGATGTGACATTTCACCCAG GTCTCTGTCTGGGCGTATAgttggtggtgtgtggtggttcTTCACCCTCATCATTATCTCGTCCTACACGGCAAACCTGGCTGCTTTCCTCACTGTGGAGAGGATGGTGTCACCAATCGAGAGTGCAGAGGACCTTGCCAAGCAGACTGAGATTGCCTACGGAACCCTAGACGCAGGCTCAACCAAAGAGTTTTTTCGG AGGTCAAAGATCGCCCTGTTTGACAAGATGTGGCAGTATATGAACAACGCCGAGCCATCCGTCTTCGTGAAAAACACGGTGGAGGGTGTCTTGCGTGTGCGCAAGTCCAAGGGCAAATACGCCTACCTGCTGGAGTCCACCATGAATGAATACATCGAGCAGCGCAAGCCCTGCGACACCATGAAGGTCGGCGGCAACCTGGACTCCAAGGGCTACGGCATCGCCACACCCAAAGGATCTGCTTTAAG AAATGCGGTAAACCTCGCAGTGCTAAAACTGAACGAGCAGGGGCTTCTGGAtaaattgaaaaacaaatggtgGTACGACAAAGGAGAGTGCGGCAGCGGAGGCGGGGAGTCAAAG GAGAAGACAAGTGCGCTGAGCCTGAGCAACGTGGCGGGCGTCTTCTACATCCTGGTGGGCGGTCTGGGACTAGCCATGCTCGTTGCCCTGGTGGAGTTCTGCTACAAGTCGCGCGCCGAAGCCAAGCGCATGAAG ATGACATTTACGGACGCCATGCGGAACAAGGCCAGGTTATCTATAACTGGCAGTACAGGAGAGAATGGGAGTGTTCTTACTCCAGATTTCTCTAAAGCCGTCCATGCAGTGCCCTACATGAGACCAGGCAGGGCAAGGTCTCCCAAATGA
- the gria2a gene encoding glutamate receptor 2a isoform X3, protein MSSRREIEKTMNLSGLLLPALWGLALSGSPSVQIGGLFPRGADQEYSAFRIGMVQFGTTEFRLTPHIDNLEVANSFAITNCFCSQFSRGVYAIFGFYDKKSVHTITSFCETLHVSFITPSFPAEGLNQFVLQMRPDIKGPLISLVEYYKWEKFAYLYDSDRGLSTLQAVLDTAAERKWQVTAINVGNLKDERKDEAYRSLFLDLENKKERRVILDCEQDKVRDIMEQVITIGRHVKGYHYIIANFGFLDGDLSKIQYGGANVSGFQIVDFDDPLVSKFDQRWEALEEKEYPGADSKIRYTSALTYDAVRVMTEAFRTLHKQRIDISRRGNNGDCLANPAVPWAQGVEIERALKEVHVDGLTGNIQFDQYGKRVNYSVNLMELKNSGPVKIGYWNEVDKMVVTKSDLFSNETTGLENKTVIVTTILEAPYVMLKKNAELFTDNDRYEGYCVDLAAEIAKHCGIKYQLKIVGDGKYGARDSVSKIWNGMVGELVYGKADIAIAPLTITLVREEVIDFSKPFMSLGISIMIKKPQKSKPGVFSFLDPLAYEIWMCIVFAYIGVSVVLFLVSRFSPYEWHTEEFEDGQLGPSESTNEFGIFNSLWFSLGAFMRQGCDISPRSLSGRIVGGVWWFFTLIIISSYTANLAAFLTVERMVSPIESAEDLAKQTEIAYGTLDAGSTKEFFRRSKIALFDKMWQYMNNAEPSVFVKNTVEGVLRVRKSKGKYAYLLESTMNEYIEQRKPCDTMKVGGNLDSKGYGIATPKGSALRTPVNLAVLKLSEQGVLDKMKNKWWYDKGECGSKDSGSKEKTSALSLSNVAGVFYILVGGLGLAMLVALVEFCYKSRAEAKRMKMTFTDAMRNKARLSITGSTGENGSVLTPDFSKAVHAVPYMRPGRARSPK, encoded by the exons ATGTCGTCGCGACGGGAAATAGAAAAGACGATGAATTTATCGGGTTTGCTCTTACCCGCTTTATGGGGACTTGCGCTCAGCGGATCACCTAGCGTCCAAATCG GCGGCCTTTTCCCGCGAGGAGCAGACCAGGAATACAGCGCGTTTCGGATCGGAATGGTGCAGTTCGGCACCACCGAATTCCGTCTTACTCCTCACATCGACAACCTGGAGGTGGCCAACAGCTTCGCCATCACCAACTGCT TCTGTTCACAGTTCTCGCGGGGTGTCTATGCCATCTTCGGCTTCTATGACAAGAAGTCGGTGCACACGATCACATCATTCTGTGAGACGCTGCACGTGTCCTTCATCACACCCAGCTTCCCGGCGGAAGGGCTCAACCAGTTCGTGCTGCAGATGCGGCCCGACATCAAAGGTCCCCTTATCAGCCTGGTAGAGTACTACAAGTGGGAGAAGTTTGCCTATCTATACGACAGCGACAGAG GTTTGTCCACTCTGCAGGCCGTCTTAGACACGGCGGCGGAGAGGAAGTGGCAGGTGACCGCCATTAACGTGGGCAACCTGAAGGATGAGCGGAAGGATGAGGCATACCGCTCACTCTTCCTGGACCTGGAGAAcaagaaggagaggagagtcaTCCTGGACTGTGAACAGGACAAGGTCAGAGACATCATGGAGCAG GTCATCACTATTGGCCGGCATGTGAAAGGCTACCATTACATCATCGCTAATTTT GGCTTTTTGGACGGAGACCTGTCGAAGATACAGTACGGTGGAGCAAACGTGTCTGGCTTTCAGATCGTGGATTTCGACGACCCTCTTGTCTCTAAGTTTGACCAGCGTTGGGAGGCTCTGGAGGAGAAGGAGTACCCTGGGGCTGACAGCAAGatcaga TACACATCTGCTCTGACGTATGATGCTGTTCGGGTGATGACAGAAGCATTCCGCACCCTTCATAAGCAAAGGATCGACATCAGTCGCCGTGGCAACAATGGGGACTGCTTGGCCAATCCAGCAGTGCCTTGGGCTCAGGGAGTGGAGATAGAACGTGCCCTCAAAGAG GTGCATGTGGATGGACTTACAGGAAACATCCAGTTTGACCAGTATGGCAAGAGAGTGAATTACTCTGTCAACCTTATGGAGCTGAAAAACAGTGGCCCAGTAAAG ATTGGCTACTGGAATGAGGTTGACAAAATGGTGGTCACCAAGTCAGACCTTTTCTCCAATGAAACCACAGGTTTGGAGAACAAGACAGTTATTGTGACAACCATTCTG GAAGCGCCCTATGTGATGCTGAAGAAGAATGCGGAGTTGTTTACTGACAATGATCGCTACGAAGGATACTGTGTGGATCTGGCAGCCGAGATCGCAAAGCATTGTGGGATTAAGTACCAGCTAAAGATCGTGGGTGACGGGAAGTATGGTGCGAGAGACAGTGTCTCCAAAATCTGGAATGGCATGGTTGGCGAGTTGGTGTATGGG AAAGCGGACATAGCTATAGCCCCTCTGACCATCACACTGGTGCGTGAGGAGGTCATTGACTTCTCCAAGCCCTTCATGAGCCTGGGCATCTCCATCATGATCAAGAAGCCCCAAAAGTCCAAGCCAGGCGTGTTCTCCTTCCTGGACCCGCTGGCCTATGAGATCTGGATGTGCATCGTGTTCGCCTACATCGGCGTGAGCGTGGTGCTCTTCCTCGTTAGCCGCTTCAGTCCGTACGAGTGGCACACAGAGGAGTTCGAGGATGGCCAGCTGGGTCCCAGCGAGTCCACCAATGAGTTCGGCATTTTCAACAGTCTGTGGTTTTCCTTGGGTGCTTTCATGCGGCAGGGATGTGACATTTCACCCAG GTCTCTGTCTGGGCGTATAgttggtggtgtgtggtggttcTTCACCCTCATCATTATCTCGTCCTACACGGCAAACCTGGCTGCTTTCCTCACTGTGGAGAGGATGGTGTCACCAATCGAGAGTGCAGAGGACCTTGCCAAGCAGACTGAGATTGCCTACGGAACCCTAGACGCAGGCTCAACCAAAGAGTTTTTTCGG AGGTCAAAGATCGCCCTGTTTGACAAGATGTGGCAGTATATGAACAACGCCGAGCCATCCGTCTTCGTGAAAAACACGGTGGAGGGTGTCTTGCGTGTGCGCAAGTCCAAGGGCAAATACGCCTACCTGCTGGAGTCCACCATGAATGAATACATCGAGCAGCGCAAGCCCTGCGACACCATGAAGGTCGGCGGCAACCTGGACTCCAAGGGCTACGGCATCGCCACACCCAAAGGATCTGCTTTAAG AACGCCAGTAAACCTGGCAGTACTGAAACTCAGTGAGCAAGGCGTCTTAGACaagatgaaaaacaaatggtggTACGATAAAGGGGAATGTGGATCCAAGGACTCAGGAAGTAAG GAGAAGACAAGTGCGCTGAGCCTGAGCAACGTGGCGGGCGTCTTCTACATCCTGGTGGGCGGTCTGGGACTAGCCATGCTCGTTGCCCTGGTGGAGTTCTGCTACAAGTCGCGCGCCGAAGCCAAGCGCATGAAG ATGACATTTACGGACGCCATGCGGAACAAGGCCAGGTTATCTATAACTGGCAGTACAGGAGAGAATGGGAGTGTTCTTACTCCAGATTTCTCTAAAGCCGTCCATGCAGTGCCCTACATGAGACCAGGCAGGGCAAGGTCTCCCAAATGA
- the gria2a gene encoding glutamate receptor 2a isoform X2 yields MSSRREIEKTMNLSGLLLPALWGLALSGSPSVQIGGLFPRGADQEYSAFRIGMVQFGTTEFRLTPHIDNLEVANSFAITNCFCSQFSRGVYAIFGFYDKKSVHTITSFCETLHVSFITPSFPAEGLNQFVLQMRPDIKGPLISLVEYYKWEKFAYLYDSDRGLSTLQAVLDTAAERKWQVTAINVGNLKDERKDEAYRSLFLDLENKKERRVILDCEQDKVRDIMEQVITIGRHVKGYHYIIANFGFLDGDLSKIQYGGANVSGFQIVDFDDPLVSKFDQRWEALEEKEYPGADSKIRYTSALTYDAVRVMTEAFRTLHKQRIDISRRGNNGDCLANPAVPWAQGVEIERALKEVHVDGLTGNIQFDQYGKRVNYSVNLMELKNSGPVKIGYWNEVDKMVVTKSDLFSNETTGLENKTVIVTTILEAPYVMLKKNAELFTDNDRYEGYCVDLAAEIAKHCGIKYQLKIVGDGKYGARDSVSKIWNGMVGELVYGKADIAIAPLTITLVREEVIDFSKPFMSLGISIMIKKPQKSKPGVFSFLDPLAYEIWMCIVFAYIGVSVVLFLVSRFSPYEWHTEEFEDGQLGPSESTNEFGIFNSLWFSLGAFMRQGCDISPRSLSGRIVGGVWWFFTLIIISSYTANLAAFLTVERMVSPIESAEDLAKQTEIAYGTLDAGSTKEFFRRSKIALFDKMWQYMNNAEPSVFVKNTVEGVLRVRKSKGKYAYLLESTMNEYIEQRKPCDTMKVGGNLDSKGYGIATPKGSALRNAVNLAVLKLNEQGLLDKLKNKWWYDKGECGSGGGESKEKTSALSLSNVAGVFYILVGGLGLAMLVALVEFCYKSRAEAKRMKVAKSQALNPPSSSQNSQNFATYKEGYNVYGLESVKI; encoded by the exons ATGTCGTCGCGACGGGAAATAGAAAAGACGATGAATTTATCGGGTTTGCTCTTACCCGCTTTATGGGGACTTGCGCTCAGCGGATCACCTAGCGTCCAAATCG GCGGCCTTTTCCCGCGAGGAGCAGACCAGGAATACAGCGCGTTTCGGATCGGAATGGTGCAGTTCGGCACCACCGAATTCCGTCTTACTCCTCACATCGACAACCTGGAGGTGGCCAACAGCTTCGCCATCACCAACTGCT TCTGTTCACAGTTCTCGCGGGGTGTCTATGCCATCTTCGGCTTCTATGACAAGAAGTCGGTGCACACGATCACATCATTCTGTGAGACGCTGCACGTGTCCTTCATCACACCCAGCTTCCCGGCGGAAGGGCTCAACCAGTTCGTGCTGCAGATGCGGCCCGACATCAAAGGTCCCCTTATCAGCCTGGTAGAGTACTACAAGTGGGAGAAGTTTGCCTATCTATACGACAGCGACAGAG GTTTGTCCACTCTGCAGGCCGTCTTAGACACGGCGGCGGAGAGGAAGTGGCAGGTGACCGCCATTAACGTGGGCAACCTGAAGGATGAGCGGAAGGATGAGGCATACCGCTCACTCTTCCTGGACCTGGAGAAcaagaaggagaggagagtcaTCCTGGACTGTGAACAGGACAAGGTCAGAGACATCATGGAGCAG GTCATCACTATTGGCCGGCATGTGAAAGGCTACCATTACATCATCGCTAATTTT GGCTTTTTGGACGGAGACCTGTCGAAGATACAGTACGGTGGAGCAAACGTGTCTGGCTTTCAGATCGTGGATTTCGACGACCCTCTTGTCTCTAAGTTTGACCAGCGTTGGGAGGCTCTGGAGGAGAAGGAGTACCCTGGGGCTGACAGCAAGatcaga TACACATCTGCTCTGACGTATGATGCTGTTCGGGTGATGACAGAAGCATTCCGCACCCTTCATAAGCAAAGGATCGACATCAGTCGCCGTGGCAACAATGGGGACTGCTTGGCCAATCCAGCAGTGCCTTGGGCTCAGGGAGTGGAGATAGAACGTGCCCTCAAAGAG GTGCATGTGGATGGACTTACAGGAAACATCCAGTTTGACCAGTATGGCAAGAGAGTGAATTACTCTGTCAACCTTATGGAGCTGAAAAACAGTGGCCCAGTAAAG ATTGGCTACTGGAATGAGGTTGACAAAATGGTGGTCACCAAGTCAGACCTTTTCTCCAATGAAACCACAGGTTTGGAGAACAAGACAGTTATTGTGACAACCATTCTG GAAGCGCCCTATGTGATGCTGAAGAAGAATGCGGAGTTGTTTACTGACAATGATCGCTACGAAGGATACTGTGTGGATCTGGCAGCCGAGATCGCAAAGCATTGTGGGATTAAGTACCAGCTAAAGATCGTGGGTGACGGGAAGTATGGTGCGAGAGACAGTGTCTCCAAAATCTGGAATGGCATGGTTGGCGAGTTGGTGTATGGG AAAGCGGACATAGCTATAGCCCCTCTGACCATCACACTGGTGCGTGAGGAGGTCATTGACTTCTCCAAGCCCTTCATGAGCCTGGGCATCTCCATCATGATCAAGAAGCCCCAAAAGTCCAAGCCAGGCGTGTTCTCCTTCCTGGACCCGCTGGCCTATGAGATCTGGATGTGCATCGTGTTCGCCTACATCGGCGTGAGCGTGGTGCTCTTCCTCGTTAGCCGCTTCAGTCCGTACGAGTGGCACACAGAGGAGTTCGAGGATGGCCAGCTGGGTCCCAGCGAGTCCACCAATGAGTTCGGCATTTTCAACAGTCTGTGGTTTTCCTTGGGTGCTTTCATGCGGCAGGGATGTGACATTTCACCCAG GTCTCTGTCTGGGCGTATAgttggtggtgtgtggtggttcTTCACCCTCATCATTATCTCGTCCTACACGGCAAACCTGGCTGCTTTCCTCACTGTGGAGAGGATGGTGTCACCAATCGAGAGTGCAGAGGACCTTGCCAAGCAGACTGAGATTGCCTACGGAACCCTAGACGCAGGCTCAACCAAAGAGTTTTTTCGG AGGTCAAAGATCGCCCTGTTTGACAAGATGTGGCAGTATATGAACAACGCCGAGCCATCCGTCTTCGTGAAAAACACGGTGGAGGGTGTCTTGCGTGTGCGCAAGTCCAAGGGCAAATACGCCTACCTGCTGGAGTCCACCATGAATGAATACATCGAGCAGCGCAAGCCCTGCGACACCATGAAGGTCGGCGGCAACCTGGACTCCAAGGGCTACGGCATCGCCACACCCAAAGGATCTGCTTTAAG AAATGCGGTAAACCTCGCAGTGCTAAAACTGAACGAGCAGGGGCTTCTGGAtaaattgaaaaacaaatggtgGTACGACAAAGGAGAGTGCGGCAGCGGAGGCGGGGAGTCAAAG GAGAAGACAAGTGCGCTGAGCCTGAGCAACGTGGCGGGCGTCTTCTACATCCTGGTGGGCGGTCTGGGACTAGCCATGCTCGTTGCCCTGGTGGAGTTCTGCTACAAGTCGCGCGCCGAAGCCAAGCGCATGAAGGTTGCCAAGTCTCAGGCCCTAAATCCCCCCTCTTCCTCGCAGAATTCTCAGAATTTTGCCACTTATAAGGAAGGGTACAACGTGTATGGGCTGGAGAGTGTTAAGATTTAA
- the tmem144a gene encoding transmembrane protein 144a isoform X2 has protein sequence MDSRTAALITALFCAFSASATMHLDKEMESLVDISHHIRTSSNGTNASDLTYGFVSCAVSVLFYGSNFVPVKKIDTGDGNITVVPIVKTIGLGLGLLIWASFNLLMGWASSRFGWFGIEAETVAHPTLNYCGAGLCLFSAIVFFFVKSDVQRPTTSEETPLLIDNSVNTLNRPSSDKSWVDMLSPRTKRVVGSVLAVGAGLLYGSSFIPVLYIKNHAANQDTRFSGASQFDLDYVFAQFSGIFLTSTVYFVIYCTFKKNKPQVFSKAILPGFVSGVMWGVATCCWFLANHYLSAVVSFPIITTVPGLIAAIWGVVVFKEVKGLRNYLVLVLAFCLVLTGALLTAFSKV, from the exons ATGGATTCTCGCACTGCCGCTCTCATTACTGCGCTGTTTTGCGCATTCTCTGCTAGTGCCACTATGCACCTGGATAAAG AGATGGAGTCGCTGGTAGATATTTCCCACCATATCCGGACTTCTTCTAATGGTACAAACGCTAGTGACCTGACTTATGGCTTCGTGTCCTGCGCAGTCTCGGTTCTGTTCTACGGGAGCAACTTTGTCCCAGTGAAGAAGATCGACACTGGTGATG GTAACATCACGGTGGTTCCGATAGTAAAGACTATTGGTCTCGGACTCGGCCTGTTGATATGGGCTTCTTTTAATCTTCTTATGGGTTGGGCTAGCTCACG ATTTGGCTGGTTTGGTATTGAAGCTGAAACTGTTGCCCATCCAACACTCAACTACTGTGGAGCTGGTCTGTGTTTGTTCAG TGcaattgtgtttttctttgtgaagaGTGACGTTCAGAGACCAACCACATCTGAAGAAACACCTCTACTCATAGACAAT AGTGTAAACACTTTGAATCGGCCCTCATCAGATAAATCCTGGGTGGACATGCTGTCACCACGCACCAAAcgtgttgt TGGGTCGGTGCTTGCTGTAGGTGCGGGACTCCTTTATGGCTCCTCGTTCATCCCTGTGCTGTACATCAAAAATCACGCGGCCAATCAGGATACAAGATTCAGCGGGGCAAGTCAGTTTG atcTGGATTATGTCTTTGCTCAGTTCAGTGGGATCTTTCTCACAAGTACTGTGTATTTTGTCATCTATTGCACCTTCAAAAAGAATAAACCACAGGTGTTCTCTAAAGCTATACTTCCAG GTTTTGTTTCTGGGGTGATGTGGGGTGTGGCCACATGCTGCTGGTTCCTGGCCAATCACTACCTCAGTGCAGTGGTCAGCTTTCCCATCATCACCACA GTTCCTGGTCTTATTGCTGCTATTTGGGGTGTTGTAGTTTTTAAGGAAgtgaag GGACTGCGGAATTACCTGGTTCTTGTTCTGGCCTTTTGCCTGGTGCTGACAGGGGCATTACTCACTGCGTTCTCCAAAGTGTAA
- the tmem144a gene encoding transmembrane protein 144a isoform X1: MDSRTAALITALFCAFSASATMHLDKEMESLVDISHHIRTSSNGTNASDLTYGFVSCAVSVLFYGSNFVPVKKIDTGDGMFFQWVLCAAVWTVSLVANIILRSPKFWPLAMLGGAIWATGNITVVPIVKTIGLGLGLLIWASFNLLMGWASSRFGWFGIEAETVAHPTLNYCGAGLCLFSAIVFFFVKSDVQRPTTSEETPLLIDNSVNTLNRPSSDKSWVDMLSPRTKRVVGSVLAVGAGLLYGSSFIPVLYIKNHAANQDTRFSGASQFDLDYVFAQFSGIFLTSTVYFVIYCTFKKNKPQVFSKAILPGFVSGVMWGVATCCWFLANHYLSAVVSFPIITTVPGLIAAIWGVVVFKEVKGLRNYLVLVLAFCLVLTGALLTAFSKV, from the exons ATGGATTCTCGCACTGCCGCTCTCATTACTGCGCTGTTTTGCGCATTCTCTGCTAGTGCCACTATGCACCTGGATAAAG AGATGGAGTCGCTGGTAGATATTTCCCACCATATCCGGACTTCTTCTAATGGTACAAACGCTAGTGACCTGACTTATGGCTTCGTGTCCTGCGCAGTCTCGGTTCTGTTCTACGGGAGCAACTTTGTCCCAGTGAAGAAGATCGACACTGGTGATG GAATGTTTTTCCAATGGGTCTTATGTGCCGCCGTGTGGACCGTGTCCCTTGTAGCCAACATAATCTTGAGGTCGCCAAAATTTTGGCCATTGGCCATGCTAGGGGGTGCTATTTGGGCCACAG GTAACATCACGGTGGTTCCGATAGTAAAGACTATTGGTCTCGGACTCGGCCTGTTGATATGGGCTTCTTTTAATCTTCTTATGGGTTGGGCTAGCTCACG ATTTGGCTGGTTTGGTATTGAAGCTGAAACTGTTGCCCATCCAACACTCAACTACTGTGGAGCTGGTCTGTGTTTGTTCAG TGcaattgtgtttttctttgtgaagaGTGACGTTCAGAGACCAACCACATCTGAAGAAACACCTCTACTCATAGACAAT AGTGTAAACACTTTGAATCGGCCCTCATCAGATAAATCCTGGGTGGACATGCTGTCACCACGCACCAAAcgtgttgt TGGGTCGGTGCTTGCTGTAGGTGCGGGACTCCTTTATGGCTCCTCGTTCATCCCTGTGCTGTACATCAAAAATCACGCGGCCAATCAGGATACAAGATTCAGCGGGGCAAGTCAGTTTG atcTGGATTATGTCTTTGCTCAGTTCAGTGGGATCTTTCTCACAAGTACTGTGTATTTTGTCATCTATTGCACCTTCAAAAAGAATAAACCACAGGTGTTCTCTAAAGCTATACTTCCAG GTTTTGTTTCTGGGGTGATGTGGGGTGTGGCCACATGCTGCTGGTTCCTGGCCAATCACTACCTCAGTGCAGTGGTCAGCTTTCCCATCATCACCACA GTTCCTGGTCTTATTGCTGCTATTTGGGGTGTTGTAGTTTTTAAGGAAgtgaag GGACTGCGGAATTACCTGGTTCTTGTTCTGGCCTTTTGCCTGGTGCTGACAGGGGCATTACTCACTGCGTTCTCCAAAGTGTAA